The Lujinxingia litoralis genome has a window encoding:
- a CDS encoding transglycosylase SLT domain-containing protein, whose product MTRRPPASRLAAGALAATALALLVFGSGSAPAQDHERGDDTLASTAGAPQRSALDRAQELLDHSTTRATRAAEICADTDASRNQAREHLLWQRPEQAATLLDEILTTECAHPDDRHHRTLFQRAYLAYTRGDHAAALAALDAIDDRTPIDDYVDYLRALNLQALERHAEASRALGQVFARKQSPLIWRARALQAETLVAASLHEEAAPVLDQIAETFPDYPRRHIILYLQGRTREALGEHEAAARAYQQAWFEFPYKDEGARSQERLHELQAQGVSIAPIPPEDLLKRFRQLRVDKFWPLAHQLLSELLETHKTPTGDSAFENEILLEIALNRYYSHHFEDSLPFFEEARRRFESGNQAGFSKRTLYRFHSFALARVERFDEAIEALETLYRGESQRDLLEALAGFYEQHGRYQEALAAYDRLYSNSRKRGWHFTYLLYKSERFEEAYENLQRLAERSRGQNRAKYLYWTARTLERSGNDAEARLIFDDIAQAYPTSYYGLQARGRVLDQEQRTRSSQTTIAQADRVLESSDDLFEAFDEAAFYGFGASPQPYVDPRAAQLSGDLPIHGPYRRDQNEPYFSQPCDPADDGCTPTPELPPRLGLRWNVARPLLDPSTLRGVAPDRSRDEIDDSDRDNISGLDDRNAPQARVPAGPVNFAHPPSRVRYNAEARIYWQGRYDSDLAFVNYARGQMIGPAPATIDAYDDDTHHGGLARAVEEAGELFPNLERALWLWEAGWTTEARRVIRDVSLEFRGLSRRARAGSSPVELPYMRWGHYIDNRPPRRQAQLWGMTSEELRFPVAESSAAKRAQISRQQTIVDRRRRLDTVLVDAFQEVGDYHLVRRHALGNTWWLRRAPEGEARRYWMMAYPRAFPEKVIPLARQHNVNPYMIWALMLVESSFNPDSLSRADALGLLQVIPRTGLKIAELFGDEDFGPYDLLEEDNAIAHGIFYFSRLVQKFHGQELFAFAGYNGGPHRVGAWLEMRGHQIPLDEFIEEIPYAEARGYAKKVLRFVNLYLRIYEDGQPLYVGQNIRQDYREMPNF is encoded by the coding sequence ATGACTCGACGACCCCCTGCCTCTCGTCTGGCGGCGGGAGCGCTGGCGGCGACTGCGCTTGCGCTGCTCGTCTTTGGCTCCGGCTCCGCTCCGGCTCAGGACCACGAACGTGGTGACGATACGCTCGCCAGCACCGCGGGCGCACCGCAACGCAGCGCGTTGGACCGAGCGCAGGAGTTGCTCGACCACTCCACCACCCGGGCCACTCGCGCCGCCGAGATCTGCGCCGACACCGACGCCTCGCGCAATCAGGCCCGGGAGCACCTGCTCTGGCAACGCCCCGAGCAGGCCGCCACGCTTCTCGACGAGATCCTCACCACCGAGTGCGCCCATCCGGACGACCGCCATCACCGCACCCTCTTCCAGCGCGCCTACCTGGCCTACACCCGGGGAGACCACGCCGCGGCGCTCGCAGCTCTTGACGCCATCGACGATCGGACCCCGATCGATGACTACGTCGACTACCTGCGCGCCCTCAACCTCCAGGCACTGGAGCGTCACGCCGAGGCCTCCCGGGCCCTGGGCCAGGTCTTTGCTCGCAAGCAGAGCCCGCTGATCTGGCGCGCGCGCGCCCTGCAGGCCGAGACCCTGGTTGCGGCCAGCCTGCACGAGGAAGCCGCCCCGGTCCTCGACCAGATCGCCGAGACCTTCCCTGATTACCCGCGCCGCCACATCATCCTCTATCTGCAGGGACGCACCCGCGAGGCCCTTGGCGAGCACGAGGCCGCCGCCCGCGCCTACCAGCAGGCCTGGTTTGAGTTCCCCTACAAAGACGAAGGCGCGCGCTCCCAGGAGCGCCTCCATGAGTTGCAGGCGCAGGGCGTGTCCATCGCGCCCATCCCCCCCGAAGATCTCCTCAAACGCTTTCGACAGCTCCGGGTCGACAAGTTCTGGCCCCTGGCCCACCAACTCCTGAGCGAACTTCTCGAAACCCATAAAACCCCGACCGGGGACTCGGCCTTTGAGAACGAGATCCTGCTGGAGATCGCGCTCAACCGCTACTACAGCCACCACTTCGAAGACTCGCTGCCCTTCTTCGAGGAAGCCCGGCGACGCTTTGAGTCCGGTAATCAGGCGGGCTTCAGCAAGCGCACCCTGTACCGCTTCCATAGCTTCGCCCTCGCCAGGGTAGAGCGCTTTGACGAAGCCATCGAAGCCCTGGAGACCCTCTACCGCGGCGAATCCCAGCGCGACCTCCTCGAAGCCCTGGCCGGCTTCTACGAGCAGCACGGACGCTACCAGGAAGCCCTGGCCGCCTACGATCGCCTCTACAGCAACTCGCGCAAACGCGGCTGGCACTTTACCTACCTGCTCTACAAGAGTGAGCGCTTTGAGGAGGCCTACGAAAACCTCCAGCGCCTGGCCGAGCGATCCCGCGGGCAAAACCGCGCCAAGTACCTGTACTGGACCGCCCGCACCCTGGAGCGGAGCGGCAACGACGCCGAAGCCCGGCTCATCTTTGACGATATCGCCCAGGCCTACCCCACCAGTTACTACGGGCTACAGGCCCGCGGCCGCGTCCTCGACCAGGAACAGCGCACCCGCTCCTCGCAGACCACGATCGCCCAGGCCGACCGGGTACTCGAGAGCTCCGATGACCTCTTCGAAGCCTTTGACGAAGCGGCCTTCTACGGCTTTGGCGCCTCGCCACAGCCCTACGTCGATCCCCGTGCCGCCCAGCTTTCCGGCGACCTGCCGATCCACGGGCCCTACCGCCGTGATCAAAACGAGCCCTACTTCTCACAGCCCTGCGACCCGGCGGACGACGGCTGCACACCCACGCCCGAGCTTCCCCCCCGCCTCGGGCTGCGCTGGAACGTGGCCCGTCCCCTGCTCGATCCCTCCACGCTGCGCGGCGTGGCGCCCGATCGCTCCCGCGACGAGATCGACGATAGCGACCGCGACAACATCTCCGGCCTCGACGATCGCAACGCTCCCCAGGCGCGTGTCCCCGCCGGGCCCGTCAACTTCGCGCACCCGCCCAGCCGCGTGCGCTACAACGCCGAGGCCCGCATCTACTGGCAGGGCCGCTACGACTCCGATCTGGCCTTTGTGAACTACGCCCGCGGCCAGATGATTGGCCCGGCCCCGGCGACCATCGACGCCTACGACGACGATACCCACCACGGCGGCCTGGCCCGGGCGGTCGAGGAAGCCGGCGAGCTCTTCCCCAACCTGGAGCGCGCCCTGTGGCTCTGGGAGGCGGGATGGACCACCGAAGCCCGCCGCGTCATTCGTGACGTCAGCCTGGAGTTCCGGGGCCTGAGCCGCCGGGCGCGAGCCGGCTCCTCGCCAGTGGAACTGCCCTACATGCGCTGGGGTCACTACATCGACAACCGCCCTCCCCGACGCCAGGCCCAGCTCTGGGGCATGACATCCGAGGAGCTCCGCTTCCCGGTAGCCGAGAGTTCCGCGGCAAAACGCGCCCAGATCTCTCGCCAGCAGACGATCGTTGACCGGCGCCGGCGCCTGGATACCGTCCTGGTAGACGCGTTTCAGGAGGTGGGCGACTACCACCTGGTACGCCGCCACGCGCTGGGCAACACCTGGTGGCTGCGCCGCGCCCCCGAAGGCGAAGCTCGCCGCTACTGGATGATGGCCTACCCCCGGGCGTTCCCCGAGAAGGTCATTCCCCTGGCCCGCCAGCATAACGTCAACCCCTACATGATCTGGGCGTTGATGCTGGTGGAGAGCTCCTTTAACCCCGACTCCCTGAGCCGCGCCGACGCCCTGGGACTCCTCCAGGTCATTCCCCGCACCGGCCTGAAGATCGCGGAGCTCTTCGGCGACGAAGATTTCGGCCCCTACGATCTGCTGGAAGAGGACAACGCCATCGCCCACGGCATCTTCTACTTCAGCCGCCTGGTTCAGAAGTTTCACGGCCAGGAGCTCTTTGCCTTTGCCGGCTACAACGGCGGCCCCCACCGCGTGGGCGCCTGGCTGGAGATGCGTGGCCACCAGATCCCTCTCGACGAGTTCATCGAAGAGATCCCCTACGCCGAGGCGCGCGGCTACGCCAAAAAGGTCCTGCGCTTCGTCAACCTCTACCTGCGCATCTACGAAGACGGCCAACCGCTCTACGTCGGACAGAACATCCGTCAGGACTACCGCGAGATGCCCAACTTCTGA
- a CDS encoding RrF2 family transcriptional regulator codes for MEISARTMYGLRALVTLAGARTCDPMSIQSIAEEEDLPGKFLEGIMADLKRGGFVRSKRGANGGYMLSRPASEITLLSVIRHLDGPVAPLGYEDRSRADGEATERQRAFGPVWCEIREATIRVLECYSIQSIADSVPELRLEDFRPNYQI; via the coding sequence ATGGAGATTAGCGCGCGCACGATGTACGGACTTCGAGCGCTGGTGACTTTGGCCGGCGCCCGCACGTGTGATCCGATGAGCATTCAGAGCATCGCCGAGGAGGAGGACCTCCCGGGGAAGTTTCTCGAAGGCATCATGGCGGATTTAAAGCGGGGCGGGTTTGTGCGCAGCAAGCGAGGCGCCAACGGCGGCTACATGCTCTCGCGTCCGGCCAGCGAGATCACGCTTTTGAGCGTGATTCGTCACCTAGATGGCCCGGTGGCTCCCCTGGGCTATGAGGATCGCAGCCGGGCCGATGGCGAGGCTACCGAGCGGCAGCGGGCGTTCGGCCCGGTGTGGTGCGAGATTCGCGAGGCGACGATTCGGGTGCTGGAGTGCTACTCGATCCAGTCGATCGCCGATAGCGTGCCGGAGTTGCGCCTGGAGGACTTTCGGCCCAATTACCAGATTTGA
- a CDS encoding DUF192 domain-containing protein → MVYALRPRPALLVLMLLAMASLAFSCEHASETDDQPPAAGAPQNSGAAERCVVDGECEGFYRCLDGGCQVPPAMNGARDEDTPVLSFFDSRDEAESGEAPRAQFYTELALTAAEQSRGLMYRPHMLDDWGMLFIYPTERTLSFWMKNTLIPLDMIFINDSGRVVGVVENAEPQTLTPRQVDAAARYVFEINGGLSAELGIGEGTWVRFEQMESYHTPRR, encoded by the coding sequence ATGGTCTATGCGCTCCGGCCGCGCCCGGCGTTGCTCGTCTTAATGCTCCTGGCGATGGCCTCCCTGGCGTTTAGCTGCGAGCACGCTTCAGAAACCGACGATCAGCCCCCGGCGGCCGGGGCGCCACAGAACTCCGGCGCTGCGGAGCGTTGTGTGGTCGATGGGGAGTGCGAGGGGTTCTACCGCTGCCTGGACGGCGGGTGTCAGGTGCCACCGGCGATGAACGGGGCGCGTGACGAGGACACGCCGGTGCTCAGCTTCTTCGACTCCAGGGACGAGGCTGAGTCTGGCGAAGCCCCGCGGGCGCAATTTTATACCGAGCTGGCGCTCACCGCCGCGGAGCAATCCCGGGGGCTGATGTATCGCCCGCATATGCTCGATGACTGGGGGATGCTCTTTATCTACCCCACCGAGCGTACGCTCTCGTTCTGGATGAAGAACACGCTGATTCCGCTCGATATGATCTTTATTAACGATTCGGGCCGGGTGGTCGGGGTGGTCGAGAACGCCGAGCCGCAGACGTTGACCCCACGGCAAGTGGATGCCGCGGCGAGATACGTCTTTGAGATCAACGGCGGGCTCAGCGCCGAACTCGGTATCGGAGAAGGCACCTGGGTGCGCTTTGAGCAGATGGAATCGTATCACACACCGCGTCGCTGA
- a CDS encoding HEAT repeat domain-containing protein produces MKRAKKGIGVLVAGLVMSAGGVLGMPAAWAEGGNVRYSYEEVRLADQRDYVLVPRAEGSLSGEVTRKTIEQAFEALRRAKRPTYGNSYAEVSGQVPDRAQVQVHIDSNKADYAIVIIAEVVYTLTEFGVPAVSFPGYADRPLTRADVPFAAYTLNVPLWKVLPPGRLSSGQVIMPDGELVPMEQVQEQWRANRSELLDELYAYLGASQPFTVFSTVKMLPSVGDLRLDQVLPLLGHESRDVRQATLGILDGVSGQEPVLTAVAEAMADERSASLARAMAEFLGKSNQARFNVQEQFFLLRRGQAEEKLAAAEALGDRPGDERVLDALAQALRSETEALAMKAADSLEKLSGHPVRVAALTDEAVAAAVRLKLADDLSASAKPAAVRLAGLRYIAEHRSEGHINQALNEVARLGTDQGREALEGYLGDALARRRSAATEALVLQNDVASVAVLSARAEDASGAEQERLAQAAYAIMVNQSPEVVLEQTQVRDVKVQRVAYEALGERATRQGGAPSSEVLARLEEGSKHRDNAIRGAAARALGAVGGERALQRLSEMSGDRSPQVRRSVALALGQAPATQQIDTLMGYLDDSDPQVVAAAVDAFGMREDPRAIERIRPMASHESAAVRAAALRALTSFAQGSDTETVRQHVGLLGGAVNDPAREVKLTALTQLGRFELGIAVTNIALQVSAEDPELRATAVRALGDTGHASAQPLVETALRDGSSQVRREAILAMAKLPGNTPKTRLQARLEAEEDPQLKELIRTTLQEI; encoded by the coding sequence ATGAAAAGAGCGAAAAAAGGGATTGGTGTCCTGGTGGCAGGGCTTGTCATGTCGGCCGGAGGCGTGCTGGGCATGCCCGCAGCCTGGGCCGAGGGCGGCAACGTACGTTACTCCTATGAGGAGGTGCGCCTGGCCGATCAGCGAGACTACGTCCTGGTCCCGCGTGCCGAAGGTTCGCTCTCCGGTGAGGTGACCCGCAAGACGATCGAGCAGGCCTTTGAGGCGCTGCGTCGGGCCAAGCGCCCCACCTACGGAAATTCCTACGCGGAGGTCTCCGGGCAGGTGCCGGACCGGGCCCAGGTGCAGGTCCATATCGACAGTAATAAGGCGGACTACGCCATCGTGATCATCGCCGAGGTGGTGTACACGCTGACTGAGTTCGGGGTGCCCGCGGTGAGTTTCCCGGGCTACGCGGATCGTCCGCTGACTCGCGCGGATGTGCCTTTTGCCGCGTACACGCTCAATGTGCCGTTGTGGAAGGTCCTGCCGCCCGGGCGTCTGAGCAGCGGGCAGGTGATCATGCCCGATGGTGAACTCGTGCCGATGGAGCAGGTGCAAGAGCAATGGCGCGCCAACCGCAGTGAGCTGCTCGATGAACTCTACGCCTACCTGGGGGCCAGTCAGCCCTTTACGGTGTTTTCCACGGTGAAGATGCTGCCCTCGGTGGGCGATCTTCGTCTGGATCAGGTGTTGCCGCTGCTCGGCCATGAAAGCCGTGATGTGCGCCAGGCCACGCTCGGAATTCTCGATGGCGTCTCGGGGCAGGAGCCGGTGCTCACGGCGGTGGCCGAGGCGATGGCCGACGAGAGGAGCGCGTCGCTGGCGCGGGCGATGGCCGAGTTTTTGGGCAAGTCGAACCAGGCCCGTTTCAACGTTCAGGAGCAGTTCTTTTTGCTGCGTCGCGGTCAGGCCGAGGAGAAGCTCGCGGCGGCCGAGGCGCTCGGGGATCGGCCGGGAGATGAGCGCGTGCTTGATGCGCTGGCCCAGGCGCTGCGTTCGGAGACCGAAGCGCTGGCGATGAAAGCCGCCGATTCGCTCGAGAAACTTTCCGGGCATCCGGTCCGGGTGGCGGCGCTGACCGATGAGGCGGTAGCTGCGGCGGTGCGCCTGAAGTTGGCCGATGATCTCTCGGCGTCCGCTAAGCCTGCGGCGGTGCGCCTGGCGGGGCTTCGTTACATCGCCGAGCATCGCAGTGAAGGGCATATCAATCAGGCCCTCAACGAGGTTGCCCGTCTGGGCACCGATCAGGGGCGTGAAGCGCTGGAGGGGTATCTGGGCGATGCGCTGGCGCGCCGCCGCAGCGCCGCCACCGAGGCGCTGGTGCTGCAGAACGATGTGGCCAGCGTGGCGGTGCTGAGCGCGCGGGCCGAAGATGCCTCCGGCGCGGAGCAGGAGCGCCTGGCACAGGCGGCCTACGCCATCATGGTCAACCAGTCGCCGGAGGTGGTGCTGGAACAGACCCAGGTGCGCGATGTCAAGGTTCAGCGCGTGGCCTACGAGGCGCTCGGCGAACGGGCGACTCGCCAGGGCGGCGCGCCCTCGTCGGAGGTGCTCGCGCGTCTGGAGGAGGGCTCGAAGCATCGGGACAACGCCATCCGAGGGGCCGCCGCCCGCGCGCTTGGCGCCGTCGGTGGTGAGCGCGCACTGCAGCGTCTCAGCGAGATGTCCGGCGATCGCTCCCCGCAGGTGCGTCGCAGCGTGGCGCTGGCGCTGGGGCAGGCCCCGGCAACCCAGCAGATCGATACGCTGATGGGTTACCTCGATGACAGCGACCCGCAGGTAGTGGCCGCCGCTGTCGATGCCTTTGGGATGCGGGAAGATCCCCGGGCGATTGAGCGTATCCGCCCGATGGCCTCGCACGAGTCGGCGGCGGTGCGCGCCGCCGCGCTGCGCGCGCTGACGTCCTTTGCGCAGGGGAGCGACACTGAGACGGTTCGTCAGCATGTGGGCTTGCTGGGCGGCGCGGTTAACGATCCGGCTCGCGAGGTCAAGCTGACCGCACTGACTCAGCTGGGGCGCTTTGAATTGGGAATCGCAGTGACCAACATCGCGCTGCAGGTCAGCGCGGAGGACCCGGAGCTGCGGGCCACCGCGGTGCGAGCGCTGGGTGATACCGGTCACGCCAGCGCCCAGCCCCTGGTGGAGACGGCGCTGCGCGACGGCTCCTCTCAGGTGCGTCGCGAGGCCATCCTTGCCATGGCAAAGTTGCCCGGAAATACGCCTAAAACGCGACTTCAGGCGCGGCTGGAGGCCGAGGAAGATCCCCAGCTCAAAGAACTGATCCGCACCACGCTCCAGGAGATCTGA
- a CDS encoding DUF368 domain-containing protein — translation MQRVLLYLKGVCMGVADIIPGVSGGTLALILGIYTELVNTIRGLNLAWVAPLWRWLSGGRKDEDRRELIRALERLNLPFLMVLGAGIATAIVVGGLILPGLLERYPEVMRALFFGLILASVPVPFKMIEFRSGAMRAVAAVAVVVGVAVGWVLTNPSTTVEAGLTWKEMESQEQTMRDVVREGPSAWAAEQVYWAPQNEALRLAMDSAYPELELEPPQPGAARDKDAIKARSEVYEELTIPAGTPVQVPQPAPWYIFVVGMIAICAMILPGISGSYLLLILGGYFFVLNALKGVITGLASGSLPLSAGLYVGLFMAGAAIGILSFARVLSWLLERWPVPTLGVLVGLMVGCLRGIWPFQGMEEGSVINVLPPAFDATVVASLGAAIVGAVLVTVLGRIGSAHQAEKGA, via the coding sequence ATGCAACGAGTGCTGCTTTACCTCAAAGGCGTCTGCATGGGCGTGGCCGATATCATCCCCGGGGTCAGTGGAGGAACGCTGGCGTTGATCCTGGGGATCTATACGGAGTTGGTCAACACCATCCGGGGGCTGAATCTGGCCTGGGTGGCTCCGTTGTGGCGTTGGTTGAGCGGGGGGCGCAAGGATGAGGACCGGCGCGAGCTTATTCGGGCGCTGGAGCGACTGAATTTGCCTTTTTTGATGGTGCTGGGGGCGGGGATCGCCACCGCAATTGTGGTGGGCGGGCTGATTTTGCCCGGGCTGCTGGAGCGCTACCCGGAGGTGATGCGGGCGCTCTTCTTCGGGCTGATCCTGGCCAGCGTGCCGGTGCCCTTTAAGATGATCGAGTTTCGCTCCGGGGCGATGCGCGCGGTGGCCGCGGTGGCGGTCGTGGTGGGCGTGGCCGTGGGCTGGGTACTGACCAATCCCTCGACCACGGTGGAGGCCGGTCTGACCTGGAAGGAGATGGAGTCTCAGGAGCAGACGATGCGCGATGTGGTGCGGGAGGGGCCCAGCGCCTGGGCGGCGGAGCAGGTGTACTGGGCGCCGCAGAACGAAGCGCTTCGCCTGGCGATGGACTCGGCCTATCCCGAGCTTGAGCTGGAGCCACCGCAGCCCGGGGCGGCCCGGGATAAAGACGCGATCAAAGCCCGCAGCGAGGTCTACGAGGAATTGACGATCCCGGCGGGCACGCCGGTGCAGGTCCCGCAGCCGGCGCCCTGGTACATCTTTGTGGTCGGGATGATCGCGATCTGTGCGATGATCCTCCCGGGCATTAGCGGCTCTTATCTGCTGTTGATCCTGGGAGGCTATTTCTTTGTGCTCAACGCCCTTAAGGGCGTGATCACGGGGCTGGCCTCGGGGAGTCTGCCGCTGAGCGCGGGGTTGTATGTCGGCCTCTTCATGGCCGGGGCGGCCATCGGGATCTTGAGCTTTGCCCGGGTGCTCAGCTGGCTTCTGGAGCGCTGGCCGGTGCCCACGCTGGGCGTGCTGGTGGGGCTGATGGTGGGGTGTTTGCGCGGGATCTGGCCCTTTCAGGGGATGGAAGAGGGCAGCGTGATCAACGTCCTTCCCCCGGCGTTTGATGCAACCGTGGTGGCGTCACTGGGGGCGGCGATCGTGGGCGCGGTGTTGGTCACGGTGCTCGGACGCATCGGGAGTGCGCACCAGGCTGAGAAAGGCGCCTGA
- a CDS encoding YdcH family protein: MQQRRSAPPPTSMTIDELRAQHQALEERLQELEALRSLSPEEQFETRVIKKRKLSIKDALRVMGAGEA, encoded by the coding sequence ATGCAGCAGCGCAGGTCCGCACCGCCCCCCACCTCCATGACGATCGACGAGCTGCGAGCGCAGCATCAGGCCCTGGAAGAACGCCTCCAGGAACTCGAAGCCCTGCGCTCTCTCTCGCCAGAAGAGCAGTTTGAGACGCGCGTGATTAAGAAGCGCAAACTCTCGATCAAGGACGCCCTCCGTGTGATGGGCGCCGGCGAGGCCTAA